TGCATCGAGGGCTTCCGCTCCCTCGCCGGCGCCACCGACCCGACCGTCGCCGCCCCGGGCACGATCCGCGGCGACCTCGGCCGCGACTGGGGCCTCGCTGTCCAGCAGAACCTGGTCCACGGCTCCGACGCCCCCGAGTCCGCCGCCCGCGAGATCGGGATCTGGTTCCCCGAGCTCAGCGCGTAGCCCGCGAGCTCGCTCACGCGCCACGCGCTGAGCGAGGCATCCGTCACGCCAGCCCGAAGCCTCCGCCCCTGACCGGCGGTAGTCCAGTGGCGAGACGCTATCGGACCGTACGGCCGGGGACGTCTGGCCACTGGACTACCCCCACGGGGGCACGGGCCGCCGGCGCCTCCCGTAGCACGCGCCGCTGGGCGTACTTGTCAGGCTCTCGCTGAACGTGTCGGCCCGTGCACGGCCTGACATGTTCAGCGATCCCCGGTCAGCCGGGGATCGCTGAAGGGACCGGCCGCCGACCCCGAGTTCACACGAGTCACACACGCCCCGCGCGTGTCCTGCCGGAATCGCCCGCCCCCGCTCCCTAACCTGAGCGTGGGTCGGCTGGGAGAGGTCGGCCCGACCTTCCCCACCACCCGACCGGCAAGGGCTCCAGCGGCATGGCAAAAAGCTTCATCGGCCGAGACATGGCTGTCGACCTCGGCACTGCCAACACGCTGGTCTACGTCCGCGGCAAGGGTGTGGTGCTCGACGAGCCGTCCGTGGTGGCGATGAACACCACCACCGGCGAGGTGCTCGCGGTCGGCCACGAGGCGAAGCGGATGATCGGCCGCACGCCGGACAACATCGTCGCCATCCGCCCGCTCAAGGACGGCGTGATCGCCGACTTCGAGGCGACCGAGCAGATGCTGCGCTACTTCATCCACCAGGTCCACCGCCGCCGCTACTTCGCCAAGCCGCGGATGGTGATCTGCGTGCCGAGCGGGATCACCGCGGTCGAGCAGCGCGCGGTCAAGGAGGCCGGCTACCAGGCCGGCGCCCGCAAGGTCTACATCGTCGAGGAGCCGATGGCCGCCGCGATCGGCGCCGGCCTGCCGGTCCACGAGGCGACCGGCAACATGGTCGTCGACGTCGGCGGCGGCACCACCGAGGTGGCCGTCATCAGCCTCGGCGGCATCGTCACCAGCCTCTCGATCCGCACGGCGGGCGACGACCTCGACCAGGCGATCATCGCGTGGATGAAGAAGGAGTACTCCCTGATGCTCGGGGAGCGCACCGCCGAGGAGATGAAGATGACCCTCGGGTCGGCCTTCCCGCTCCCCACCGAGCCCGACGCCGAGATCCGCGGCCGCGACATGGTGTCCGGCCTGCCCCGCACCGTCGTGGTCTCCAGCGCCGAGCTGCGCCAGGCGCTCGAGGAGCCGCTGCACAACATCATCGACGCGGTCCGCACCACGCTCGACCAGACCCCGCCCGAGCTCGCCGGCGACATCATGGACCGCGGCATCGTGCTCACCGGCGGCGGCGGCATGCTCCGCGGCCTCGACGAGCGCCTGCGCCACGAGACCGGCATGCCCGTCCACGTCGCCGAGGAGCCGCTCTCGTCGGTCGCCTACGGCGCCGGCCGGTGCGTGGAGGAGTTCGAGGCGCTCCAGCAGGTCCTCGTGTCGGACCCGCGGCGGTTCTGATGGCCGGCCTGGGGGGACACGACGGGCGCGAGCGCCGCTGGCGCGGCACCGCCCGGCTCGAGTCGCGCAACCGTCCACCGCGCTCGCTGCTGGTCGCGCTCGTGCTGGCGAGCATCACGCTGGTCACGCTCGACGTCTCCGGCGGCGGGTCGTCGCCGCTGGAGCCGGCGCGCCGCGTCGTGGGGGAGGCGTTCGGCCCCGCCGAGCAGGCGGCGTCAGCCGTCGTGCGACCGTTCACCGCCGTGCCCGACTGGTTCCGCTCCAAGGACGACCTGGCCGACCGGGTCCGCGAGCTGGAGGCCAGCAACGCCGAGCTCCGCGGGCAGGTCGAGCTCGCCGGCTTCGACCGCAACCGGCTCGAGCAGTACGACGGACTGACCTCCGCCGCCGAGGACCTCGGCTCCGCGCTGGTCCCGGCCCGCGTCGTCGCCATCGGCTCGCGCCAGTCGCAGAGCTTCACCGTCACCATCGACGCCGGCTCCGACGCCGGTGTCGGGCCGGACATGACCGTGGTCAACAACGACGGCCTCGTCGGCCGGGTGCTGCGGGTGACCCGCAGCACCGCGACCGTGCTCCTCGTCATCGACCCCGACTCCACGGTGGGCGGCCGGGTCGGCTCGAGCATGGAGATCGGCTTCGTCACCGGCAGCGGCTCGCTCGACCAGGAGACGGGTCTCGACCTGCGCCTGGTCGACGACACCACCGTCCCGGCCCGCGACGACACGGTCGTCACGTGGGGCAGCGACACCGGCCCGTACGCCCCCGGCGTGCCGGTCGGCACCATCACCGACGTCTACAGCTCGGTGCGGGAGGCCACCCAGCGGGCGGTCGTGAAGCCGTTCGTCGACTTCTCCGCACTCGACGTGGTGGGCGTGATGGTCCCGAGCGGGACGCAGAGCGACCGCGCGGTCGTCGAGGCAGACGGGAGCCTGCGGTGAAGGGCGCACGCACGCTCGTCGCGGTCCTCGCCGTCGTGGTCGCCCTCGTCGTCCAGGTGTCGCTCTTCCCGCACCTCGCGTGGCACGGCATCGTGCCCAACCTGTGCCTGCTGGTCGTCGTCGCGGCCGCGCTGACCGTCGAGGCGCCGTTCGCGATGGTCCTCGGCTTCGCCGCCGGTCTCGCGCTCGACCTCGCCCCTCCCGCCGACCACGTCGCCGGGCGCTGGGCGCTGGCGCTG
This genomic interval from Nocardioides palaemonis contains the following:
- a CDS encoding rod shape-determining protein; the protein is MAVDLGTANTLVYVRGKGVVLDEPSVVAMNTTTGEVLAVGHEAKRMIGRTPDNIVAIRPLKDGVIADFEATEQMLRYFIHQVHRRRYFAKPRMVICVPSGITAVEQRAVKEAGYQAGARKVYIVEEPMAAAIGAGLPVHEATGNMVVDVGGGTTEVAVISLGGIVTSLSIRTAGDDLDQAIIAWMKKEYSLMLGERTAEEMKMTLGSAFPLPTEPDAEIRGRDMVSGLPRTVVVSSAELRQALEEPLHNIIDAVRTTLDQTPPELAGDIMDRGIVLTGGGGMLRGLDERLRHETGMPVHVAEEPLSSVAYGAGRCVEEFEALQQVLVSDPRRF
- the mreC gene encoding rod shape-determining protein MreC produces the protein MAGLGGHDGRERRWRGTARLESRNRPPRSLLVALVLASITLVTLDVSGGGSSPLEPARRVVGEAFGPAEQAASAVVRPFTAVPDWFRSKDDLADRVRELEASNAELRGQVELAGFDRNRLEQYDGLTSAAEDLGSALVPARVVAIGSRQSQSFTVTIDAGSDAGVGPDMTVVNNDGLVGRVLRVTRSTATVLLVIDPDSTVGGRVGSSMEIGFVTGSGSLDQETGLDLRLVDDTTVPARDDTVVTWGSDTGPYAPGVPVGTITDVYSSVREATQRAVVKPFVDFSALDVVGVMVPSGTQSDRAVVEADGSLR